The Verrucomicrobiota bacterium JB022 genome contains a region encoding:
- a CDS encoding phosphate ABC transporter substrate-binding protein, which translates to MLACVIALPLSWAVGPVQVDEDLPVYEKVTGVSGTLSSVGSDTLNNMMSLWAEAFQAIYPNVKIQVEGKGSSTAPPALIEGTSQLGPMSREMKSTEIDEFQKRFGYKPTQVPVSIDALAVFTNKDNPIKGMTLQQVDSVFSSTYLRNGSPARTWGDLGLEGAFASRPISLYGRNSASGTYGFFKEVGLEGGDYSPRVKEQPGSSAVVQGVASDLYGIGYSGIGYKTSGVNAISIEGPDGVMYEPTFENCVTGDYPLSRFLYVYVNKSPRQELDTLTKEFLKFVLSKQGQEVVVRDGYYPLPAFVVEEIRANWLGE; encoded by the coding sequence ATGCTTGCCTGCGTGATCGCGCTGCCCCTTTCCTGGGCAGTCGGGCCGGTGCAAGTGGATGAAGACCTCCCCGTGTATGAGAAGGTAACCGGCGTTTCGGGCACGTTGTCGTCCGTGGGCTCCGACACCCTCAACAACATGATGTCGCTTTGGGCCGAGGCCTTTCAGGCCATCTACCCCAACGTGAAGATCCAGGTGGAAGGCAAGGGCTCTTCGACTGCGCCGCCCGCGCTGATCGAAGGCACTTCCCAGCTCGGGCCGATGAGCCGCGAGATGAAGAGCACGGAAATCGACGAATTTCAGAAGCGCTTTGGCTACAAGCCCACGCAAGTCCCTGTTTCGATCGACGCCCTCGCGGTGTTCACCAACAAGGACAACCCGATCAAGGGCATGACGCTGCAGCAGGTCGACAGCGTGTTCTCCAGCACCTACCTGCGCAACGGCTCCCCCGCCCGCACCTGGGGCGATCTGGGCCTCGAAGGCGCCTTCGCCTCCCGCCCGATCAGCCTCTATGGCCGTAATTCGGCCTCCGGCACCTACGGCTTCTTCAAGGAAGTGGGCCTTGAGGGCGGCGACTACAGCCCGCGGGTCAAGGAGCAGCCCGGCTCTTCTGCCGTGGTGCAAGGCGTTGCCAGCGACCTTTACGGCATCGGCTACTCCGGCATCGGTTACAAGACCTCCGGCGTCAATGCGATCTCGATCGAAGGCCCCGACGGTGTGATGTACGAGCCGACGTTCGAAAACTGCGTTACCGGCGATTACCCGCTCTCGCGCTTCCTCTACGTCTACGTCAACAAGTCGCCCCGTCAGGAGCTGGACACCTTGACGAAGGAGTTCCTCAAGTTCGTGCTCTCCAAGCAAGGCCAGGAAGTCGTGGTCCGCGACGGCTACTACCCGCTGCCCGCCTTCGTGGTGGAAGAGATCCGCGCAAACTGGCTCGGCGAGTAG
- a CDS encoding ABC transporter permease subunit yields MAEPDLFDSRYAVSKRVLRMDAFMNYFIRAGGIGIIVAVFGIFLFILFEVIPLFQGAKVKLEREIATGVVDPIVLGVDGWSELPFLLDREGTLHFVDLGSETEAADPETQLGPRGLFTEQLGLPEGFEISAWRYRQNGNQILLGSTDGRLALATVEYTPDFSDPEHRVIRPEVTLDVIDQLGRPGKPIEALDFFDGSSGRLIAVVQTDGDEHPLNVVAFNRRRSLFGPGKLTPVGEYDLTSEVSGGVAQVLVGGSGDTLLAVGTTGEVSYFRLQNRELLHEQTFAPFGELKESHVSTADWLLGSTSVVFTSPAGAMRIFSVARDEEAGVLRYQQFHELKDLEGAADVFARSPRNRAFLVTHGNEVSLRYATTATTRWSKQLEFAPERGVVGSGYDSFFVSGQDGRLLVFDVNDPHPEAGFNAFFGKIWYEGQPEAQYRWESSGAGDEFEPKLSMMPLIFGSLKGTFYAMLFAVPIALLAAFYTSQFLKPRFRRVVKPMMEIMASLPSVVLGFLGALFFAPLLEYRFPSVLMILVLLPTVAFAIGILWGYLPLRFRILIPQGSEFFYYIPILLVVAVVGWYLGPVVEDLLFVVKDPQTGQMVGDFTRWWPAVTGLEYNQRNSLIVGFMMGFAVIPIIFTISEDAMSSVPPLLKSAALALGASRWQTAARVILPAASPAIFSSLMIGLGRAVGETMIVVMATGNTALIDPNIFNGFRALSANIAVELPEAPQESTLYRTLFLGAMVLFLLTFIINTVAEITRVRLRRRYKNIS; encoded by the coding sequence ATGGCCGAACCAGATCTTTTTGACAGTCGTTACGCCGTTTCCAAGCGAGTCCTTCGCATGGACGCGTTCATGAACTACTTCATCAGGGCGGGGGGCATCGGCATCATCGTTGCCGTCTTCGGTATCTTCCTCTTTATCCTGTTCGAAGTCATCCCGCTCTTCCAGGGCGCGAAGGTGAAGCTCGAACGCGAAATCGCCACCGGCGTGGTCGACCCCATCGTGTTGGGCGTCGACGGCTGGAGCGAATTGCCCTTCCTGCTCGACCGGGAGGGCACCCTGCACTTTGTCGACCTGGGCTCGGAAACCGAAGCTGCCGACCCGGAAACGCAGCTCGGCCCGCGCGGCCTCTTTACCGAGCAACTGGGCCTGCCCGAGGGCTTTGAAATCTCGGCCTGGCGCTACCGCCAGAACGGCAACCAGATCCTGCTCGGCTCCACCGATGGCCGCCTCGCGCTCGCCACGGTGGAATATACGCCCGATTTCAGCGACCCGGAGCACCGCGTGATCCGCCCCGAGGTGACGCTCGACGTGATCGACCAGCTCGGCCGCCCGGGCAAACCGATCGAAGCGCTCGACTTTTTTGACGGTTCCAGTGGCCGCCTCATTGCGGTCGTCCAGACCGATGGCGACGAGCACCCGCTCAACGTCGTGGCCTTCAACCGCCGCCGCTCGCTCTTTGGCCCGGGCAAGCTGACCCCGGTGGGCGAGTACGACCTCACGAGCGAAGTCTCGGGCGGCGTCGCTCAAGTGCTCGTCGGTGGCTCCGGCGATACGCTGCTGGCGGTCGGCACCACGGGCGAAGTCAGTTACTTCCGCCTGCAAAACCGCGAGCTGCTTCACGAGCAGACTTTTGCGCCCTTTGGCGAGTTGAAGGAGTCGCACGTCAGCACGGCAGACTGGCTGCTCGGCAGCACTTCGGTGGTGTTTACCAGCCCGGCCGGTGCCATGCGCATCTTCTCCGTCGCCCGCGACGAGGAGGCAGGCGTGCTGCGCTACCAGCAGTTCCACGAGTTGAAGGACTTGGAGGGCGCGGCCGACGTCTTTGCCCGCAGCCCGCGCAACCGGGCCTTCCTCGTCACTCACGGCAACGAAGTCTCCCTGCGCTACGCTACCACGGCGACGACCCGGTGGTCCAAGCAACTGGAATTTGCGCCCGAGCGCGGCGTGGTCGGCTCCGGCTACGACAGCTTTTTCGTCAGCGGCCAGGACGGCCGCCTGCTGGTCTTCGACGTGAACGACCCGCACCCCGAGGCCGGTTTCAACGCCTTTTTCGGCAAGATCTGGTACGAGGGCCAGCCGGAGGCGCAATACCGCTGGGAATCGAGCGGCGCGGGCGACGAGTTCGAGCCCAAGCTCTCGATGATGCCGCTGATCTTCGGCTCGCTCAAGGGCACGTTTTACGCGATGCTCTTTGCCGTGCCCATCGCGCTGCTGGCGGCCTTTTACACCAGCCAGTTCCTCAAGCCGCGCTTCCGCCGCGTGGTGAAGCCGATGATGGAGATCATGGCCTCGCTGCCGTCCGTCGTACTCGGCTTCCTCGGCGCGCTGTTCTTCGCCCCGCTGCTGGAATACCGCTTCCCCTCGGTGCTGATGATCCTCGTGCTGCTGCCCACGGTGGCGTTTGCCATCGGCATCCTCTGGGGCTACCTGCCGCTACGCTTCCGCATCCTGATCCCTCAGGGCAGCGAATTCTTTTACTACATCCCCATCCTGCTCGTGGTGGCCGTCGTCGGCTGGTACCTCGGGCCGGTGGTGGAAGACCTGCTTTTTGTGGTCAAAGACCCGCAGACGGGCCAGATGGTGGGCGACTTCACCCGCTGGTGGCCTGCTGTGACCGGGCTCGAATACAACCAGCGCAACAGTCTCATCGTGGGCTTCATGATGGGCTTCGCCGTCATCCCGATCATCTTCACGATTTCGGAAGACGCGATGTCGAGCGTGCCTCCGCTGCTCAAGAGCGCCGCCCTCGCCTTGGGGGCCAGCCGCTGGCAGACAGCCGCGCGCGTCATCCTGCCCGCGGCATCCCCCGCCATCTTCTCCTCGCTCATGATCGGCCTTGGCCGCGCGGTGGGTGAGACGATGATCGTGGTGATGGCGACCGGCAACACGGCGCTGATCGACCCGAATATCTTCAACGGTTTCCGCGCCCTCTCCGCCAACATCGCGGTGGAGCTGCCGGAGGCCCCGCAAGAGAGCACGCTCTACCGCACCCTGTTCCTGGGCGCGATGGTGCTCTTCCTCCTCACCTTTATCATCAACACGGTGGCGGAAATCACGCGGGTGCGCCTGCGTCGCCGCTACAAGAACATCAGCTAG
- the pstA gene encoding phosphate ABC transporter permease PstA — MSATPEVSAVPHPPSQATNERRHVKPPAGEGFVWLTAMGLGVGIIMILGLLALILFKGVQTFWPRDIHVVHVAEESPFTLGGRTTFAGSIADERYKRLASPEGEEQAREYQFFVGNRDTFGLSFFYVDEDAIVSWEQPQELMQAERLSWGDAIFYPVSITKADGSVIGVEETGFPTTLRHIMKDAHERREQIREINRNEIGPISHEIVETERRIRLLKEEGATAEDPRIQSLQTGIAKLQAESRHLQEKVTQLRARNEVEQFTTRLVSGEEKTEPVSNFVKIWQPNEMGFFAKLGWFFGDFWSFISEEPREANTEGGIFPTIFGTVVLVMMMSAAVMPFGVIAAIYLREYATQGPFVQMVRISINNLAGVPSIVYGVFGLGFFVYFLGGTIDELFFPNHESAVFKSGGVLWAALTLALMTVPVVVVATEEAFAAVPAGLREASLACGASKWQTIQRVVLPAAAPGMLTGLILAIARGAGEVAPLMLVGVVKLAPSLPLDGQAPFVHFERKFMHLGFHIFDLGFQSPDSEAAKPMVFATTFLLIMLVVVLNLGAILIRERLRKKYAYGSF, encoded by the coding sequence ATGTCTGCGACGCCTGAAGTTTCCGCCGTCCCGCACCCGCCCTCGCAAGCTACGAACGAGCGGCGCCACGTGAAGCCGCCCGCTGGGGAAGGCTTTGTCTGGCTCACGGCCATGGGCCTGGGGGTGGGCATCATCATGATTCTCGGCCTGCTCGCGCTGATCCTCTTCAAGGGGGTGCAGACGTTCTGGCCGCGCGACATCCACGTCGTGCACGTGGCCGAAGAGTCGCCCTTCACCCTGGGGGGGCGCACGACCTTTGCCGGCTCCATCGCCGACGAGCGTTACAAGCGCCTCGCCTCGCCGGAGGGCGAAGAGCAGGCGCGCGAATACCAGTTTTTCGTGGGCAACCGCGACACCTTCGGCCTCAGCTTCTTTTACGTCGACGAAGACGCGATCGTGAGCTGGGAGCAGCCCCAGGAGCTGATGCAGGCCGAGCGCCTGAGCTGGGGCGACGCGATTTTTTACCCCGTCAGCATCACCAAGGCCGACGGCAGCGTGATCGGGGTCGAGGAAACGGGCTTCCCCACGACGCTGCGTCACATCATGAAGGATGCGCACGAGCGGCGGGAGCAGATCCGCGAGATCAATCGCAACGAGATCGGCCCCATCAGCCACGAGATCGTCGAAACAGAGCGCCGCATCCGCCTGCTCAAGGAAGAGGGCGCCACGGCCGAAGACCCTCGCATCCAGAGCCTCCAGACCGGGATTGCGAAGTTGCAGGCCGAGAGCCGCCACCTGCAGGAAAAGGTGACGCAGCTCCGCGCCCGCAACGAGGTGGAGCAGTTCACTACCCGCCTCGTCAGTGGCGAGGAAAAGACGGAGCCGGTCAGTAACTTTGTCAAGATATGGCAGCCCAACGAGATGGGCTTCTTCGCCAAGCTCGGCTGGTTCTTCGGCGACTTCTGGAGCTTTATCTCCGAAGAGCCCCGCGAGGCCAATACCGAGGGCGGCATCTTCCCCACGATTTTCGGCACCGTGGTGCTCGTCATGATGATGAGTGCCGCCGTGATGCCCTTTGGGGTGATCGCCGCGATCTACCTGCGTGAATACGCCACTCAAGGGCCCTTCGTGCAGATGGTGCGCATCTCGATCAACAACCTGGCGGGCGTGCCCTCCATCGTCTACGGCGTGTTCGGCCTCGGCTTTTTCGTCTACTTCCTCGGTGGCACGATCGACGAGCTGTTCTTCCCCAACCACGAAAGCGCCGTCTTCAAATCCGGCGGGGTGCTCTGGGCGGCCCTCACGCTCGCGCTGATGACTGTGCCCGTGGTGGTCGTCGCGACCGAAGAAGCCTTTGCGGCCGTGCCGGCGGGCCTGCGCGAAGCCTCCCTCGCCTGCGGCGCCTCCAAGTGGCAGACGATCCAGCGCGTGGTGCTGCCTGCCGCCGCCCCCGGAATGCTCACGGGCCTGATCCTCGCCATTGCGCGTGGGGCCGGTGAAGTCGCGCCGCTGATGCTCGTGGGCGTGGTCAAGCTCGCTCCCAGCCTCCCGCTCGACGGTCAGGCGCCGTTTGTACACTTCGAGCGCAAGTTCATGCACCTCGGTTTCCACATTTTCGACCTCGGCTTTCAGTCGCCCGACTCCGAGGCCGCCAAGCCGATGGTATTTGCCACCACGTTCCTGCTCATCATGCTGGTCGTCGTGCTGAACCTCGGTGCGATCCTCATTCGCGAACGCCTCCGCAAAAAGTACGCCTACGGCAGCTTCTAA
- the pstB gene encoding phosphate ABC transporter ATP-binding protein PstB has product MPHRSQEEVAASRKPSPDEKFIQVKDLSFWYGEKQVLFDLNLDIPKHRVTAFIGPSGCGKSTLLRNFNRLNDLVEGVRHTGDITIGGNSIYDEKLDVITLRKRVGMVFQKYNPFPKSIYENVIFSKRIAGVTKKSELDEVVVRSLQGAALWDEVKDRLHDSALGLSGGQMQRLCIARAIANDPPVLLMDEPCSALDPIASSKIEELIHQLKDRYTIVIVTHNMQQAARVSDRTAFFYLGKLIEYDETESIFLHPQNPQTEAYVSGSIG; this is encoded by the coding sequence ATGCCGCACCGCTCCCAGGAGGAAGTGGCGGCCAGCCGCAAGCCCTCGCCGGATGAGAAGTTTATCCAGGTGAAGGACCTCTCTTTCTGGTACGGCGAAAAGCAGGTGCTCTTCGACCTGAACCTCGACATCCCCAAGCACCGCGTCACGGCCTTCATCGGCCCCTCCGGTTGCGGCAAGTCGACCCTGCTGCGCAACTTCAACCGCCTCAATGACCTCGTGGAAGGCGTGCGCCACACGGGCGACATCACCATCGGCGGCAACAGCATTTACGACGAAAAGCTCGACGTCATCACCCTGCGCAAGCGCGTGGGCATGGTCTTCCAGAAGTACAACCCCTTCCCGAAGTCGATCTACGAAAACGTCATTTTCAGCAAGCGCATCGCTGGCGTCACCAAGAAGAGCGAGCTGGACGAAGTCGTCGTGCGCAGCCTGCAAGGCGCCGCCCTCTGGGACGAGGTGAAGGACCGCCTGCACGACAGCGCGCTCGGCCTCTCCGGCGGCCAGATGCAGCGCCTCTGCATCGCCCGCGCCATCGCCAACGACCCGCCCGTGCTGTTGATGGACGAGCCCTGCTCGGCGCTCGACCCCATCGCCTCCAGCAAGATCGAGGAGCTGATCCACCAGCTCAAGGACCGCTACACCATCGTCATCGTGACGCACAACATGCAGCAGGCCGCTCGGGTGAGCGACCGCACGGCCTTCTTCTACCTCGGCAAGCTGATCGAATACGACGAGACCGAGAGCATTTTCCTCCACCCGCAAAACCCGCAGACGGAGGCCTACGTCTCCGGCAGCATCGGTTAA
- a CDS encoding VOC family protein, whose protein sequence is MKILGTDFFSYEVSDLARSIEFYRDLLGLKLTEDGSEHGFVEFDVPPSSLALIAAPIIMNRPPQPGGSMIWLAVPDMAAAVAELKERGVTVVMEPMETPVCFMCGFLDPDGNTIGLHQRKDGTAG, encoded by the coding sequence ATGAAGATTCTTGGCACGGACTTTTTCTCCTACGAGGTTTCCGACCTCGCTCGCTCGATTGAATTTTACCGAGACCTCTTGGGCTTGAAGCTGACGGAAGACGGCTCCGAGCATGGCTTCGTCGAATTCGACGTGCCGCCCAGCAGCCTCGCGCTGATCGCGGCTCCCATTATCATGAACCGCCCTCCGCAACCGGGCGGCAGCATGATCTGGCTCGCGGTGCCCGACATGGCGGCAGCCGTCGCCGAGCTGAAGGAGCGCGGGGTGACCGTCGTGATGGAACCGATGGAGACGCCCGTCTGCTTCATGTGCGGCTTCCTCGACCCCGACGGCAACACCATCGGCCTCCACCAACGCAAAGACGGCACCGCGGGGTGA
- a CDS encoding phosphate ABC transporter substrate-binding protein, translating to MTNSASPLSGRVRALSLFALLAAFSGCQTDGPATSTPARATPASQTGTTPRPAPIAPAPTPAPAPVTPPPAPAPAAEAPKPMLPSYQPQVAVSGRLRSVGSDTMDKMMELWEGLFRQYHRRLNVLHQGRGSSTAIPALMEGSAEVGPMSRELKQDEIAAFQQRYGYPPTQIRVALDALGIYVHPSNPIAQRGLTLAELDAIFSSTRARGHGEAITTWGQLGLTGEWANAPINPYGRNNASGTYGFFRDEALQRGEYRPGVREQVGSAEVVDAVGNDRYGIGYSGIGYRTPAVATVPLKANAASRAYQPTEEDAASGNYALARFLNLALNIAPNTPPSDLQREFVTFILSREGQQLVTQDGYYPLTPKQAAEQLAKLGLQVAEAKPLPPAIAALGAYEPEADLQGRLRSVGSDTMDNMMGLWEATFRGYHQGLRVLHQGRGSSTAVPALMEGSAEVGPMSRPLKADEIAAFKQRFGYEPTQLRVAVDALALYVHPSNPLLQRGLTLEQLDAIFSSTRARGGEEDITTWGQLGLTGEWANAPIRVYSRNRASGTYGMFKDQVLAAGDFKPSNSELASSEAVVEAVGADKFAIGYSGIGYRTPNVAALPVSGRTGASAIAPSEETAFSGTYPLARALYLVINYNQQEGLSPLTREFLRFIYSAEGQALVMKDGYYPVNATMKATELKKVGL from the coding sequence ATGACGAACTCTGCCTCGCCTCTCTCCGGGCGCGTACGGGCGCTTTCCCTCTTTGCCCTGCTCGCCGCCTTCTCCGGTTGCCAGACCGACGGGCCCGCCACCTCCACGCCGGCCCGTGCGACTCCCGCCAGCCAAACGGGAACCACACCACGCCCGGCCCCGATCGCGCCTGCCCCCACTCCGGCACCGGCCCCCGTTACGCCGCCCCCGGCTCCCGCGCCCGCCGCCGAAGCGCCCAAGCCGATGCTGCCCAGCTACCAGCCGCAAGTCGCCGTCAGCGGCCGCCTGCGCTCGGTCGGCTCCGATACGATGGACAAGATGATGGAGCTGTGGGAAGGCCTCTTCCGCCAGTACCACCGCCGGCTCAACGTATTGCACCAAGGCCGCGGCTCCTCTACCGCCATCCCCGCACTGATGGAAGGCTCCGCCGAAGTCGGGCCCATGTCGCGCGAGCTGAAACAGGACGAGATCGCCGCCTTCCAGCAACGCTACGGCTACCCGCCTACCCAGATCCGCGTGGCCCTCGACGCCCTCGGCATCTACGTGCACCCCAGCAACCCCATCGCCCAGCGCGGCCTGACTTTGGCCGAGCTCGACGCCATTTTCTCCAGCACCCGCGCCCGCGGCCACGGCGAAGCCATCACCACCTGGGGCCAGCTGGGGCTGACCGGCGAGTGGGCCAACGCGCCCATCAACCCCTACGGCCGCAATAACGCTTCCGGCACCTACGGCTTTTTCCGCGACGAGGCCCTGCAACGCGGGGAATACCGCCCCGGCGTGCGCGAGCAGGTCGGCTCGGCCGAAGTCGTCGATGCCGTCGGCAACGACCGCTACGGCATCGGTTACTCCGGCATCGGCTACCGCACGCCCGCCGTCGCCACCGTACCGCTGAAGGCCAATGCCGCCAGCCGTGCCTACCAGCCCACCGAAGAGGATGCCGCCTCCGGCAACTACGCGCTGGCCCGCTTCCTCAACCTTGCGCTCAACATCGCGCCCAATACGCCCCCGAGCGACCTCCAGCGCGAGTTCGTGACCTTTATTCTCAGCCGCGAGGGGCAGCAGCTCGTCACGCAAGACGGTTACTACCCGCTGACCCCCAAGCAGGCCGCCGAGCAACTGGCCAAGCTGGGCCTGCAAGTGGCCGAAGCCAAGCCCCTGCCCCCGGCAATTGCCGCTCTCGGCGCCTATGAGCCGGAGGCCGATCTGCAAGGCCGCCTGCGCTCCGTCGGCTCAGACACGATGGATAACATGATGGGCCTGTGGGAGGCCACCTTCCGCGGCTACCACCAAGGCCTGCGCGTACTGCACCAAGGCCGCGGCTCGTCCACCGCCGTGCCCGCGCTGATGGAAGGCTCCGCCGAGGTCGGCCCCATGTCGCGCCCGCTCAAGGCCGACGAGATCGCCGCCTTCAAGCAGCGCTTTGGTTACGAGCCCACCCAGCTGCGCGTGGCCGTCGACGCTCTCGCGCTCTACGTGCACCCGAGCAACCCGCTGTTGCAGCGCGGCCTCACGCTTGAACAGCTCGACGCCATTTTTTCCAGCACCCGCGCACGCGGTGGCGAAGAAGACATCACCACCTGGGGCCAGCTGGGCCTGACCGGCGAGTGGGCCAACGCACCCATCCGCGTCTACAGCCGCAACCGCGCCTCCGGCACTTACGGCATGTTCAAGGATCAGGTGCTCGCCGCCGGCGACTTCAAGCCGAGCAACAGCGAGCTGGCCTCCTCCGAGGCGGTGGTCGAAGCCGTCGGGGCCGACAAATTTGCCATCGGCTACAGCGGTATCGGCTACCGCACGCCCAATGTCGCCGCCCTGCCTGTCTCGGGTCGCACCGGAGCCTCAGCCATCGCCCCGAGCGAAGAAACTGCCTTCAGTGGCACTTATCCCCTCGCCCGCGCCTTGTATTTGGTTATTAACTACAACCAGCAAGAAGGCCTCTCACCTCTGACGCGCGAATTCCTGCGCTTTATTTACAGCGCCGAAGGCCAGGCCCTCGTGATGAAAGACGGCTACTACCCCGTCAATGCCACGATGAAGGCCACCGAACTGAAGAAAGTCGGCCTCTAA
- a CDS encoding SUMF1/EgtB/PvdO family nonheme iron enzyme translates to MKTDPNTPEQAEWLQHYEAALAESPAVLGYAVLDPQGGILSEKTRDLPDGVDLETASTWVQNAYHAIDAYYPESSEVFLRFQDYNVILCRAHELIAIAVLDPSYELKAFNDLLSGERLKRLASRLRSATPAAGGAAPVKRSETVFLKISDDSGTAPAGAPAASRSGTQPATATPTRAAKRSNSTPLILIGGAAVVALLAMGGAIFFAMGSKSAPEPVPAAPVVQPTPEPAVPVDFAAQAARMRAEATELGQLARQPAPSGVNSAPLVAKGFAAASAAEAASSNGQHEEALRRWTEARDAYGQAALQSAEARLNHAEQAVAIRNPENYAQQTWGEIQQNMEGALQARDRQDFREAVRLTRTAAEGMERLPAALQREILGLARTAATTRETATAEIFYRDLLRLDPKNAEAAAFLHRFAAEPGTTIENSVGMQLALIPAGTFTMGSPTSEARRDADEIVHEVTLTEPFFMGTTEVTQAQWRAVMGEGVAVNDEGFAGPDLPVHSVSWEQAKAFADKLSELEGHRYRLPTEAEWEYAARAGSKSAFSSGPALDGTQAQVYDQERNPANAPAPVGSFTPNAWGLYDLHGNVWEWTADWFGPYASEAVENPTGATQDSFSRIDLALKALRGGSWYDEADKARSANRWGSSPSAGANYIGFRVVRDVDPYAPEAP, encoded by the coding sequence TTGAAAACTGACCCGAACACCCCCGAGCAGGCCGAATGGCTGCAGCACTACGAGGCCGCGCTGGCGGAGTCGCCTGCCGTGCTCGGCTACGCCGTGCTCGACCCGCAGGGCGGCATCCTGAGCGAAAAGACGCGTGACCTGCCGGACGGCGTGGACCTCGAAACGGCCTCCACCTGGGTCCAGAATGCCTACCACGCCATCGACGCCTATTATCCGGAGTCGAGCGAAGTCTTTCTGCGCTTTCAGGACTACAACGTGATCCTCTGCCGTGCGCACGAGCTGATCGCCATCGCGGTGCTCGACCCGAGCTACGAGCTGAAGGCGTTTAACGACCTGCTGAGTGGCGAACGCCTGAAGCGCCTCGCCTCGCGCCTGCGCTCCGCCACGCCCGCCGCCGGAGGGGCCGCCCCGGTCAAGCGCTCGGAAACCGTATTTCTCAAGATCAGCGACGACTCGGGCACCGCCCCCGCCGGGGCGCCCGCCGCCAGCCGCTCCGGCACGCAACCGGCAACCGCCACCCCGACCCGTGCCGCCAAGCGCAGCAACTCCACCCCGCTGATCCTGATCGGCGGTGCAGCCGTTGTAGCCCTGCTCGCGATGGGCGGAGCCATCTTTTTTGCGATGGGTAGCAAGTCGGCCCCCGAGCCAGTGCCCGCCGCTCCGGTCGTCCAGCCGACCCCGGAACCGGCCGTACCCGTCGATTTTGCCGCCCAGGCCGCCCGCATGCGCGCCGAGGCCACCGAGCTGGGCCAGCTCGCCCGCCAGCCCGCCCCGTCCGGAGTCAACTCCGCCCCTCTCGTCGCGAAAGGCTTTGCCGCCGCCAGCGCCGCCGAGGCCGCCAGCAGCAACGGCCAGCACGAGGAAGCCCTCCGCCGCTGGACGGAAGCGCGCGACGCCTATGGCCAAGCGGCCCTGCAAAGTGCCGAAGCCCGCCTCAACCACGCCGAGCAGGCCGTCGCCATCCGCAACCCGGAAAACTATGCGCAACAGACCTGGGGAGAGATCCAGCAAAACATGGAAGGTGCCCTGCAGGCCCGCGATCGTCAGGACTTTCGCGAAGCCGTGCGGCTGACCCGCACTGCCGCCGAAGGCATGGAACGCCTGCCCGCCGCCCTGCAGCGCGAAATCCTGGGCCTGGCCCGGACCGCCGCCACCACCCGGGAGACCGCCACCGCCGAGATCTTTTACCGCGACCTGCTCCGCCTCGACCCCAAAAACGCCGAGGCCGCCGCCTTTCTCCATCGCTTTGCCGCCGAGCCGGGCACCACGATCGAAAACAGCGTGGGCATGCAGCTCGCGCTCATCCCCGCCGGTACCTTTACGATGGGCTCGCCGACCAGCGAAGCCCGCCGCGATGCCGACGAAATCGTGCACGAAGTCACCCTCACCGAGCCCTTCTTCATGGGCACGACGGAGGTGACGCAGGCCCAATGGCGCGCCGTGATGGGCGAAGGCGTTGCCGTGAACGACGAAGGTTTCGCCGGGCCCGACCTGCCGGTCCATTCCGTTAGTTGGGAACAGGCCAAGGCCTTTGCCGACAAGCTGAGCGAGCTGGAAGGCCACCGCTACCGCCTGCCGACCGAAGCCGAGTGGGAATACGCCGCCCGCGCAGGCTCGAAGAGCGCCTTCAGCTCTGGCCCCGCTCTCGATGGCACGCAGGCACAAGTCTACGACCAGGAGCGTAACCCGGCCAACGCGCCCGCCCCGGTCGGCAGCTTTACCCCCAACGCCTGGGGCCTCTACGACCTGCATGGCAACGTGTGGGAGTGGACGGCCGACTGGTTTGGCCCCTACGCGAGTGAAGCGGTCGAAAACCCGACCGGCGCCACGCAAGACAGCTTTTCGCGGATCGACCTCGCGCTGAAAGCGCTGCGCGGCGGCTCCTGGTACGACGAGGCCGACAAGGCCCGCAGCGCCAACCGCTGGGGCAGCTCGCCCAGCGCGGGCGCCAACTACATCGGCTTCCGCGTGGTGCGCGATGTTGATCCCTATGCTCCGGAAGCCCCGTAA